A single region of the Pontibacter kalidii genome encodes:
- a CDS encoding DNA-3-methyladenine glycosylase: MKLPKEFYTRPDVVQLAQELLGKRLYTCVDGMLTGGMIVETEAYSGENDRACHAHLNRRTARTEIMYQEGGVAYVYLIYGMYHLFNIITNKKDKADAVLIRAIEPEMGVEEMVLRRGFQSIKPNLTAGPGVLSIALGIDRKLYGANLTGDTIWLEDKGTVLPEESIATGPRIGVEYAGEDAQLPWRFWVKGNKWVSKKR, from the coding sequence GTGAAGCTACCGAAGGAGTTTTATACCCGCCCCGATGTGGTGCAGTTGGCGCAGGAACTGCTGGGTAAGCGCTTGTATACTTGTGTGGATGGCATGCTTACCGGCGGGATGATTGTGGAGACGGAGGCCTACTCCGGAGAGAACGACCGCGCCTGCCATGCCCACCTCAACCGCCGCACCGCGCGCACCGAGATCATGTACCAGGAGGGTGGGGTGGCCTATGTATACTTAATCTACGGCATGTACCACCTCTTCAACATCATCACCAACAAGAAAGACAAAGCCGACGCCGTACTGATACGCGCCATAGAGCCGGAAATGGGGGTGGAGGAGATGGTGCTGCGCCGGGGCTTCCAAAGTATAAAGCCAAACCTGACGGCCGGGCCGGGAGTGTTAAGTATAGCCCTCGGGATAGACAGGAAGCTCTACGGCGCCAATCTCACCGGTGACACCATCTGGCTGGAGGACAAAGGCACCGTGTTGCCTGAAGAGAGTATAGCCACCGGCCCACGCATCGGCGTAGAATACGCCGGCGAGGACGCCCAGCTGCCCTGGCGCTTCTGGGTGAAGGGGAATAAATGGGTGAGTAAGAAGAGGTGA